The stretch of DNA GAAGGTCGTCGTCGACATGAACAAATGCCAGGACCACGGCCAGTGCGTGTTCGCCGCTCCCGACGTATTCCACTTCGACAGTGAAGGACGCCTGGCCCACCTGCCCGAAGCCGCCGAGGCGTCGCGCGAGGAGGTCGAGGAGGCCGTCGACGTCTGTCCGCTCCAGGCCATCAGGATCGAGGACTGAGGGGTGAGCGGGACCGTCGTCGTCGCTGGTGCCTCCATGGCCGGGCTGCGCGCCGCCGAGCAGCTGCGCGCCGCGGGCTGGCACGGGCCCGTGGTCCTCGTCGGGGACGAACCCCACATGCCCTACAACCGGCCGCCGCTCTCCAAGGAAGTGCTGGCAGGCAAGGCGTCCTTCGCCTCGCTGGCCTTCCGTCCCCGCGCCAGCGTCTCGGACGTACGGTGGCGGCTGGGCACCAGGGTCGTCGGGGCCGACCTCGACCGGCGGACCGTCCAGCTCGACAGCGGCGAACAACTGCCGTACGCGGGACTGGTCGTGGCCACCGGTATGCGCCCCAGGCGGCTGCCGTGCCCCGGTCCTGTCCAAGGGCGGCACACCGTCCGCACGCTGGCCGACGCCAGGCGGCTGCGGGAGGCGCTGACCCGCCCCGGCGCGCGTGTGGTCGTGGTCGGCGCCGGGTTCATCGGCTGCGAGGTGGCCTCGACCGCCCTGGCCCTCGGGGCCGACCGGGTCACGGTCGTCGACCCGCAGCCGCTGCCCATGGTCGGCCCCCTTGGCGCTCTGCTCGCCGAGGCGCTGCTCGACCGTCACCGACGGCGGGGTGTCCAGTTCGCCCTCGGCACCCAAGTGACCGCGTTCCAGGGTGACGACCGGGTCTCCGGGGTGGTCCTTGCCGACGGCACCGCCCTCGCCGCGGACGTCGTGGTCGAGTCGGTGGGCTCCCTCGCCAACACCGAATGGCTCGAAGGCAACGGCCTCGACCTCACCAACGGGGTACTGACCGACGAGCACCTGCGGGCCGGGGGCCGCCCCGACGTGGTCGCCGTCGGTGACGTCGCGCGCTTCCCCAACGCCCGCTACGACGGCGTGGCCCGCCGCGTCGAACACTGGTCCATACCCACGGACACCGCCAAACACGCGGCCAGGGTCCTCACCGCCCACCTCACGGGAACCGGCGTCCCGCTCGGCCCGTTCGCGCCCCTTCCGACCTTCTGGAGCGACCAGCACGACTTCCGCCTCCAGTCCTTCGGCGCCCCCGTCCTTGGCATGGACGACGTGCGTGTCCTCGACGGCGACCCAGCCGGTGACCCCGAGGGCGACCTCCTGGTCGGCTACCACCGGGGCGAACACCTCGTCGGCGTCGTCGCCCTGGGCGGCAGGAGAGCCGTGGCCGCCGCCGCACGCTACCGCGCGGAACTCCTCGAACAACCAGCCCTCGCCGTACCACTTGAGGAACACAAGTGACCAGTCTCCGTGGCTACTTCCACCCCAAGACGGCGACGGGCGCCGCGTCGCTCATCCCGCCCCCGCCGTGGCGCTACTCCGGTGACCTGATCACCGTCGAGTACCGCACCGACCCCGCCCGCGTACGCGAACTGCTGCCCGAGCCGCTGGAACTCGCCGAGGAGGACCCCGGGGCCGTCGCGCTGATCTGGGCCGACTGGCAGTCCTGCGCCACCTCCGGCGAGGAACTGCTCGACCCCGTACGGGCCCAGTACGCGGAGGCGTTCGCCGTCGTCAGATGCGCCTACCGGGGGCGGACGTACACACGCTGCGTCTACATCTGGGTCGACAAGGACTTCGCCATCGCCCGCGGACTGCACCAGGGCTACCCGAAGAAACTCGGCTCCATCCACCAGACCCGACCACATCCCTACGGGCCGGCCCCGCGCATCGAGTCCGGCGCCCGGTTCGGCGCCACCCTCGCGGCGGCCGACCGGCGCCTGGCCCAGACCGTCGTCACCCTGCGCGAACCCTCCACGACGGGCGGATTCGTCAACAGCCACCCCATGGCCCACCACCGCTGGCTGCCCTCCATCGAGAACGGAAAGGGGCTGGCGCTGGACGAACTCGTCGAGTCGGGGGCAGCCTCCTTCGAAGGCGGACAGCCCTGGACGGGCGAGGCCGAGCTGGAACTGTTCGAGGCGCCCACCGAGGAACTGGCCCGGCTGGAGATCCACGAACCGATCGCCGCGTACTACCGGCAGGTCGGCGTCGTGTGGGACGGGGGCCGACTGCTGGAGTCGGGCACCTCCGGCGCCGCTTGAGCCCCCAGGGGGTGCTTGCGATACGGGCGCCCGAGCCGCGGGGGCTGGCACCGCACCTCGCGGCGTTGCCGAAAAGCCCTAGTAGCTCCGCTACGAGGACTCTCCGGCGCCTTGCGATGCACGGCACCAGCCCCCGCGGCCTGATCGGACTCCCATATTGCAAGGACCCCTAAGGACCCCTACGACCACGAGGAGCCTCAGGACATGAGCCAGCACCTCACCACCGTCGCCGGAGTCACCGTCGACACCCGGCACTTCATCGGCGGCGACCGGGCCGCCTCCACCGAGACCTTCACCGATGTCTCGCCCATCGACGGCCGCGCCCTGGGCGCGATCGCCCGCGCCACCGCGAAGGAGGCCGCAGCCGCCGTCGCCGCCGCCGAGGCGGCCTTCCCCGGCTGGGCCGCCACCCCGCCCGCAGAACGCGCCCGACTGCTGCGTGCCGTCGCCGACGGCGTGGAGAAACGCATCGAGGAACTCGCCCTCGTCGAGACCGCCGACAACGGCGCTCTCCTGCGCTCCCACCGCCGTGGTGTGATGCCCCGGGTGGCACACAACTTCCGCTTCTTCGCCGACCGGCTGCTGAAGCTCGGGCACGCGGAGTTCGAGACGCGCGGCCACGCCCAGCACGTCAGCTGGGACCCCGCGGGCCCGTGCGTGCTGATCACCCCGTGGAACGCCCCGCTGATGCTCGCCACCTGGAAGGTCGCCCCGGCCCTCGCAGCCGGCGACACGGTCGTCCTGAAGCCCTCGGAGTGGTCCCCGCTGACCGCCTCGCTGCTCGCCGACATCGCCACAGCGGCAGGGCTGCCCGCCGGTGTCCTCAACGTCGTCCAGGGGTACGGCTCCGAGATCGGCTCCACCCTCACCTCGCACCCGGACGTACGGCGCGTCAGCTTCACCGGATCCGTGCCGACGGCCAGGCTCATCGCCGCGTCGGCCGCCTCCCGGCTCACCCCGCTCAGCCTCGAACTCGGCGGCAAGTCACCGCTGCTCGTCTTCGCCGACGCCGACCTGGAGCTGGCCGCGGAACTCGCGGTGGAGCAGTACGACAACGCGGGCCAGGTCTGCCTCGCGGCCACCCGCGTCCTCGTCGAGGAGACGGCAGCCGAGGAGTTCACCCGCCGCTTCACCGAGAAGGCGGCCGGGCTCGTGCAGGGCGACCCGCGGGACGAGGCCACCGACATCGGCCCCCTCATCCACCCCCACCAGCTGGAGAAGGTCGACGGTTTCGTCACGCGGGCCCTGGATGCGGGCGCCCGCGCCGTCATCGGTGGCCACCGGGGCCACGGCCTGTACTACCCGCCGACCCTCCTCACCGACGTCGACCAGGACTCCGAGATCGTCCAGGAAGAGGTCTTCGGCCCCGTCCTGACCCTCCAGACCTTCACCGGTGAGGACGAGGCCGTGCGCCTCGCCAACGGCACCCGGTTCGGTCTCGCCGCGACCGTCGCCACCGGCGACCACGAGCGCGCGCGGCGCGTCGCCGCGCGGCTGGTGGCGGGCACCGTCTGGACCAACTGCTTCTTCGTCCGCGACCTCAGGGCGCCCTTCGGCGGCTCCCGCCAATCGGGTGTCGGCCGTGAGGGCGGCGACTGGAGCTTCGACTTCTACTGCGACCTGAAGACCACCGTCACCGCACCGAACGGATGGACGGACCATGGGTGAGATCCTCGGGGCGGGCCTGCTCGCCCATGTCCCCACCATCGTGCTGCCCGAGGCCGACCGGCTGGAACTCAACGAGGGCAAGGAGATCACCCTCGTCACCG from Streptomyces tsukubensis encodes:
- a CDS encoding ferredoxin, which translates into the protein MKVVVDMNKCQDHGQCVFAAPDVFHFDSEGRLAHLPEAAEASREEVEEAVDVCPLQAIRIED
- a CDS encoding NAD(P)/FAD-dependent oxidoreductase, with amino-acid sequence MSGTVVVAGASMAGLRAAEQLRAAGWHGPVVLVGDEPHMPYNRPPLSKEVLAGKASFASLAFRPRASVSDVRWRLGTRVVGADLDRRTVQLDSGEQLPYAGLVVATGMRPRRLPCPGPVQGRHTVRTLADARRLREALTRPGARVVVVGAGFIGCEVASTALALGADRVTVVDPQPLPMVGPLGALLAEALLDRHRRRGVQFALGTQVTAFQGDDRVSGVVLADGTALAADVVVESVGSLANTEWLEGNGLDLTNGVLTDEHLRAGGRPDVVAVGDVARFPNARYDGVARRVEHWSIPTDTAKHAARVLTAHLTGTGVPLGPFAPLPTFWSDQHDFRLQSFGAPVLGMDDVRVLDGDPAGDPEGDLLVGYHRGEHLVGVVALGGRRAVAAAARYRAELLEQPALAVPLEEHK
- a CDS encoding acetoacetate decarboxylase family protein, translated to MTSLRGYFHPKTATGAASLIPPPPWRYSGDLITVEYRTDPARVRELLPEPLELAEEDPGAVALIWADWQSCATSGEELLDPVRAQYAEAFAVVRCAYRGRTYTRCVYIWVDKDFAIARGLHQGYPKKLGSIHQTRPHPYGPAPRIESGARFGATLAAADRRLAQTVVTLREPSTTGGFVNSHPMAHHRWLPSIENGKGLALDELVESGAASFEGGQPWTGEAELELFEAPTEELARLEIHEPIAAYYRQVGVVWDGGRLLESGTSGAA
- a CDS encoding aldehyde dehydrogenase — its product is MSQHLTTVAGVTVDTRHFIGGDRAASTETFTDVSPIDGRALGAIARATAKEAAAAVAAAEAAFPGWAATPPAERARLLRAVADGVEKRIEELALVETADNGALLRSHRRGVMPRVAHNFRFFADRLLKLGHAEFETRGHAQHVSWDPAGPCVLITPWNAPLMLATWKVAPALAAGDTVVLKPSEWSPLTASLLADIATAAGLPAGVLNVVQGYGSEIGSTLTSHPDVRRVSFTGSVPTARLIAASAASRLTPLSLELGGKSPLLVFADADLELAAELAVEQYDNAGQVCLAATRVLVEETAAEEFTRRFTEKAAGLVQGDPRDEATDIGPLIHPHQLEKVDGFVTRALDAGARAVIGGHRGHGLYYPPTLLTDVDQDSEIVQEEVFGPVLTLQTFTGEDEAVRLANGTRFGLAATVATGDHERARRVAARLVAGTVWTNCFFVRDLRAPFGGSRQSGVGREGGDWSFDFYCDLKTTVTAPNGWTDHG